One Mytilus trossulus isolate FHL-02 chromosome 5, PNRI_Mtr1.1.1.hap1, whole genome shotgun sequence DNA segment encodes these proteins:
- the LOC134719561 gene encoding uncharacterized protein LOC134719561 — protein sequence MRIRIISLCSVASLLFLTAWIDITESLFTNSVPKQRYIKRIIRIPVRSYRINTSRKTNIVSANIANIDSTLGPQRNFQVNPSVGRSLPQYRKVTFLSNNILQRLREAQKKAKPKTGGNQVPIHHHTVVLAKNANILSNIGKQQNGPAISPVSAPTQGGNQPGSKPSNPGQGPSNSVQNFVQGIKMGSGNTYQVNTDTGNTKVNSKIHKTNVSNNINNIHITNNYTSPSNAPSPGHSRQPYPQGQLPVGQSNLPYQPTGQRPNQGGHNPRPLPSGQQHPPGPKPTPGTKIYLNIVNNLPVKNNASNNNHRANFSPSSVGMNPTFSTGFHGANNGHSNQASQNPGPVTLGAGSSTGARPSMRQPGGNPAGPGQGGALPSGRNRQGPGGRQGMGNQPGGSLPGSMMPSGLGSLLFGGPQGSRNRGGQPGNQPGNTQYPFNGQLFRNAPSQINAAPGPGPQQPGGAHINQLGAGHGQQPGGGHGQQHGGGHGQQPGGSQHGGGQGQQPGGGQWQQPGGGHGQQPGGGQGQQPGGGQWQQPGGGHGQQPGGGQGQQPGGGQWQQPGGGHGQQPGGGQGQQPGSGQWQQPGGQQGQQPGGQQGQQHGGGHGQQPGGGHGQQPGGGQWQQPGGGQGQQPGGGHGQQPGGGHGQQPGGGQGQQPGGGHGQQPGGGHGQQPGGGHGQQPGGGHGQQPGGGHGQQPGGGHGQQPGGGQGQQPGGGQWNQPGGGQGQQPGGGHGQQGQGQQPGGGQWQQPGGGQGQQPGGGHGQQPSFNPAYPISGQGQQAGGGHGQQPGGGHGQQPGGGHGQQPI from the exons ATGAGGATTCGGATTATTTCATTATGTTCGGTAGCTAGCTTGTTATTTTTGACAGCTTGGATCGATATTACAGAATCTCTATTCACTAAT AGTGTACCAAAGCAAAGATATATTAAACGAATAATCCGAATACCGGTGCGAAGTTATAGGATAAATACCagcagaaaaacaaatatagtcaGTGCTAATATAGCTAATATTGACTCCACATTAGGACCACAACGTAACTTTCAGGTTAATCCGTCAGTTGGTAGATCGCTTCCTCAATATAGGAAAGTTACTTTCCTTAGTAACAATATTTTGCAGCGACTTCGAGAGGCACAAAAGAAGGCTAAACCAAAGACAGGTGGAAACCAAGTTCCGATTCATCATCACACTGTTGTATTggcaaaaaatgcaaatattttgtCTAATATAGGAAAGCAGCAAAATGGTCCAGCAATCAGTCCCGTTTCAGCACCAACACAAGGTGGGAACCAACCAGGAAGCAAACCTAGTAACCCCGGACAAGGACCATCAAACAGCGTGCAGAATTTTGTGCAAGGTATAAAGATGGGTAGTGGCAATACTTACCAAGTTAACACAGATACGGGAAATACGAAAGTTAATagtaaaatacacaaaacaaatgtgtcaaacaatattaacaacattcatataacaaacaattataCCAGCCCTAGCAATGCACCTTCGCCAGGTCACAGTAGACAGCCATATCCACAAGGTCAGTTACCTGTAGGTCAAAGTAATTTACCGTATCAGCCTACTGGACAAAGGCCAAACCAAGGTGGTCACAATCCAAGACCATTGCCAAGTGGTCAACAGCATCCACCCGGTCCAAAACCAACTCCAGGAACAaaaatttatctaaatataGTAAACAACCTTCCAGTtaaaaataatgcatcaaaTAATAATCATCGAGCAAACTTTAGCCCATCTAGTGTAGGTATGAATCCGACCTTTTCAACTGGCTTCCATGGAGCAAACAATGGTCACTCCAATCAAGCTTCGCAGAATCCTGGGCCCGTTACACTAGGAGCTGGGAGCAGTACCGGGGCGCGACCAAGCATGAGACAACCTGGTGGAAATCCAGCAGGTCCAGGACAAGGTGGTGCACTGCCAAGTGGGCGAAACCGACAGGGACCAGGAGGTCGACAAGGAATGGGAAACCAGCCTGGTGGTTCACTACCTGGAAGTATGATGCCATCAGGACTTGGTTCTTTGCTGTTTGGGGGTCCTCAAGGTAGTAGAAATCGAGGAGGTCAACCAGGTAACCAGCCAGGAAATACCCAATATCCATTTAATGGACAGCTATTTAGAAACGCACCATCACAAATAAATGCTGCACCAGGACCTGGTCCTCAACAACCAGGTGGTGCACATATTAATCAACTTGGTGCTGGACATGGGCAACAGCCTGGCGGTGGACACGGACAACAACATGGTGGGGGACACGGACAACAACCTGGTGGATCACAGCATGGTGGTGGACAAGGGCAACAGCCTGGTGGTGGACAATGGCAACAGCCGGGAGGTGGTCACGGGCAACAACCCGGTGGTGGTCAAGGGCAACAGCCTGGTGGTGGACAATGGCAACAGCCGGGAGGTGGTCATGGGCAACAACCCGGTGGTGGTCAAGGGCAACAGCCTGGTGGTGGACAATGGCAACAGCCGGGAGGTGGTCATGGGCAACAACCCGGTGGTGGTCAAGGGCAACAGCCTGGTAGTGGACAATGGCAGCAACCCGGTGGACAACAAGGGCAACAACCCGGTGGTCAACAAGGGCAACAACATGGTGGTGGACACGGGCAACAACCTGGCGGTGGACACGGACAACAGCCTGGTGGTGGACAATGGCAACAACCTGGTGGTGGACAAGGGCAACAACCTGGTGGTGGACATGGACAACAACCTGGTGGTGGACATGGACAACAGCCTGGTGGAGGACAAGGGCAACAACCTGGCGGTGGACATGGGCAACAACCTGGTGGTGGACATGGACAACAACCTGGTGGTGGACATGGACAACAACCTGGTGGCGGACACGGACAACAGCCTGGTGGCGGACACGGACAACAACCTGGTGGGGGGCACGGACAACAACCTGGTGGTGGTCAAGGACAGCAGCCTGGTGGTGGACAATGGAACCAGCCTGGTGGAGGACAGGGACAACAACCTGGTGGTGGACACGGACAACAGGGACAAGGACAGCAGCCTGGTGGTGGACAATGGCAACAGCCTGGTGGAGGACAGGGACAACAACCTGGTGGAGGACATGGACAACAACCTAGTTTCAATCCGGCATATCCAATAAGTGGACAAGGACAACAAGCTGGTGGCGGACATGGACAACAACCCGGTGGCGGTCACGGACAACAACCTGGTGGCGGACATGGTCAACAacctatataa